Proteins found in one Pseudomonas marvdashtae genomic segment:
- a CDS encoding LacI family DNA-binding transcriptional regulator produces MSNIREVARLAGVSVATVSRTLKSPERVLPETRDKVNAAVVQAGYRPNLMAVQFRSRRTGNLVILVPAIANTFFARVISGAQQAAQAAGYRLLLCDTQGREAIEQEFAALVYAHQADGVIQLRACDPFISLPPGTDALPLVNACEVVKDAPYPTISLDNRSAAQAMTDHLIGLGHRRIGIIKGPRSSPLTLDRVAGYRDALRNAGIAIDPELICHGDFTLKAGYDGAATMLALAERPSALFCENDEMAIGALKRIKQMGLRVPEDISLVGFDDIPFAAYCDPPLTTISQPAETFGHKAVEMLIALIEKTPIPQRHVLLPFELTVRGSSAAPGSSMA; encoded by the coding sequence TTGTCGAATATCCGTGAGGTGGCCCGGCTGGCCGGTGTTTCGGTGGCCACGGTGTCCAGAACACTGAAGTCCCCCGAGCGCGTGCTGCCCGAGACCCGGGACAAGGTCAACGCGGCGGTGGTGCAGGCCGGTTATCGGCCGAACCTGATGGCGGTGCAATTTCGCTCCCGGCGCACCGGTAACCTGGTGATCCTGGTCCCGGCAATCGCCAACACCTTTTTCGCCCGGGTCATCAGCGGCGCCCAACAGGCGGCGCAAGCGGCCGGCTATCGACTGCTGCTGTGCGACACCCAGGGCCGGGAAGCCATCGAGCAGGAATTTGCCGCGCTGGTCTATGCCCACCAGGCTGACGGGGTGATTCAACTGCGCGCGTGCGACCCTTTCATATCACTCCCTCCTGGCACCGACGCGTTGCCGTTGGTCAATGCCTGCGAAGTGGTCAAGGACGCACCCTACCCGACCATCAGCCTCGACAACCGCAGCGCCGCCCAGGCCATGACCGATCACTTGATCGGGCTCGGCCACCGCCGCATCGGCATTATCAAAGGCCCCCGCAGCAGTCCGTTGACCCTCGACCGCGTGGCCGGTTATCGGGATGCCCTGCGCAACGCCGGCATCGCCATCGATCCTGAGTTGATCTGCCACGGTGACTTCACCCTCAAGGCCGGATACGACGGTGCCGCAACCATGCTCGCATTGGCCGAGCGCCCCAGCGCGCTGTTCTGCGAAAACGACGAGATGGCCATCGGCGCGCTCAAGCGCATCAAACAGATGGGCTTGCGGGTGCCCGAGGACATTTCCCTGGTGGGCTTCGATGACATCCCCTTCGCCGCGTATTGCGATCCACCCTTGACCACCATTTCCCAACCGGCTGAAACCTTTGGTCACAAAGCCGTAGAGATGCTGATCGCCCTGATCGAGAAAACCCCTATCCCACAGCGGCACGTGCTGTTGCCGTTCGAGCTGACCGTGCGCGGCAGCAGCGCAGCGCCAGGCTCCAGCATGGCTTGA
- a CDS encoding Gfo/Idh/MocA family protein, whose product MNPVAPKIRMGFVGGGAGAFIGQAHRQAAGLDGGFELVCGAFSRDPDNNRETGGVLGLAASRCYHDWQQMLDAEALLPLDQRMELLVIVTPNHLHAPIASQALKAGFHVFSEKPAALNLKQLLVLKDDLQGSRCLYGLAHTYLGYPMVWQAREMVRSGVIGQVRKVFVEYPQGWLSQDLAARGNKQAEWRDDPAQSGLGGCIGDIGTHAFSLAEFVVDQPVQQLCAALGTHVPGRQLDDDATMLLKMGGDVSGVLIASQVCTGEENPLKLRVYGDKGALEWRQEEPASLIHRAFDQPLRILRSGIGQPWLCEAATRRMRLPAGHPEGYLEAMANLYGDFARAIRGRIEGPDVPGVPGIETGLRGMAFIEAAILNHRGDAKWTAVQTGESLL is encoded by the coding sequence ATGAATCCTGTAGCACCGAAAATAAGAATGGGCTTCGTCGGCGGCGGAGCGGGGGCGTTCATTGGCCAGGCCCATCGCCAGGCCGCGGGCCTGGACGGCGGTTTCGAACTGGTGTGCGGCGCGTTCAGCCGCGACCCCGACAATAACCGTGAGACCGGCGGCGTCCTCGGGCTGGCCGCGTCCCGTTGCTACCACGACTGGCAACAGATGCTCGACGCCGAAGCGCTGCTGCCGCTGGACCAGCGCATGGAGCTGCTGGTGATCGTCACGCCCAATCACCTCCACGCGCCCATCGCCAGCCAGGCGTTGAAGGCCGGTTTCCACGTGTTCAGCGAAAAGCCCGCGGCGCTGAATCTCAAGCAATTGCTGGTGCTCAAGGACGACCTGCAAGGCAGCCGCTGCCTCTACGGTCTAGCCCACACCTACTTGGGTTATCCGATGGTGTGGCAGGCGCGGGAGATGGTGCGCTCGGGCGTGATCGGCCAGGTGCGCAAAGTGTTCGTCGAGTATCCCCAGGGCTGGCTCAGCCAGGATCTCGCCGCCCGAGGCAACAAACAGGCGGAGTGGCGCGACGATCCCGCACAATCCGGGCTGGGCGGTTGCATCGGCGACATTGGTACCCATGCGTTTTCCCTGGCGGAGTTCGTCGTGGACCAACCTGTCCAACAACTCTGCGCCGCCCTGGGCACGCATGTACCGGGCCGGCAACTGGACGACGACGCCACGATGCTGCTGAAGATGGGCGGGGACGTCAGCGGCGTGTTGATCGCCAGCCAAGTCTGCACCGGTGAAGAAAACCCCTTGAAGCTCCGCGTCTATGGCGACAAAGGCGCGCTGGAGTGGCGCCAGGAAGAACCGGCGAGCCTGATCCATCGCGCCTTCGATCAGCCTTTGCGCATCCTGCGTAGCGGCATCGGCCAACCTTGGCTGTGCGAGGCGGCGACTCGTCGCATGCGACTGCCAGCGGGGCATCCGGAGGGTTACCTGGAAGCCATGGCCAACCTTTATGGCGATTTCGCCCGGGCCATTCGTGGTCGAATCGAAGGTCCTGACGTGCCTGGCGTACCCGGCATCGAAACCGGCTTGCGCGGCATGGCATTCATCGAAGCCGCCATTCTCAATCACCGTGGCGATGCCAAGTGGACCGCGGTGCAAACTGGAGAGTCGCTGCTGTGA
- a CDS encoding sugar phosphate isomerase/epimerase family protein encodes MNTPDETLSGLRGPAIFLAQFMADEAPFDTLANIAQWAASQGYKAIQLPTLGSRYIDLARAAESQDYCDELKATCAQAGVQISELSTHLQGQLVAVHPAFDALFDDFAPAHLRGQPQARTEWAIEQLKLAARASQRLGLTAHATFSGALLWPYMYPWPQRPAGLVEQGFAELARRWLPILDCFDAAGVDLCYEIHPGEDLHDGASFERFLEAVDRHPRAAILYDPSHLLLQQMDYLGFIDRYHERIRMFHVKDAEFRPDARSGVYGGYQGWVDRPGRFRSLGDGQIDFKSIFSKLTQYDFNGWAVLEWECCLKDSQQGAAEGAAFIQRHMISKTRKAFDDFAGVTADEDSNRRLLGLSR; translated from the coding sequence GTGAATACTCCCGACGAAACACTGAGCGGCCTGCGCGGCCCGGCTATTTTCCTGGCGCAGTTCATGGCCGATGAAGCGCCGTTCGACACCTTGGCCAACATCGCCCAATGGGCCGCCTCCCAAGGCTACAAAGCCATTCAACTGCCGACCCTGGGCAGCCGCTATATCGACTTGGCCCGAGCTGCCGAGAGCCAGGATTATTGTGACGAACTCAAGGCCACCTGCGCCCAGGCCGGTGTGCAGATCAGTGAGCTCTCGACGCACCTGCAAGGGCAACTGGTGGCGGTGCACCCGGCGTTCGACGCGCTGTTCGACGACTTCGCACCGGCCCACCTGCGCGGCCAACCCCAGGCGCGCACCGAATGGGCCATCGAACAGTTGAAACTGGCCGCTCGCGCCAGCCAGCGCCTGGGCCTCACGGCGCACGCGACGTTTTCCGGAGCACTGTTGTGGCCCTATATGTACCCGTGGCCGCAGCGACCGGCGGGCCTGGTCGAGCAAGGTTTCGCCGAGCTGGCCCGGCGCTGGCTGCCGATCCTCGACTGCTTCGACGCGGCCGGCGTGGACCTGTGCTACGAAATCCACCCCGGCGAGGACCTGCACGACGGCGCCTCGTTCGAGCGTTTCCTCGAGGCCGTCGATCGCCATCCGCGCGCAGCGATCCTCTACGACCCCAGTCATTTGTTGCTGCAACAGATGGACTACCTGGGCTTCATTGATCGCTATCACGAACGCATCCGCATGTTCCACGTCAAGGACGCCGAATTCCGCCCCGATGCCCGTTCCGGAGTCTACGGCGGCTACCAGGGCTGGGTGGATCGTCCCGGCCGGTTCCGCTCGTTGGGCGATGGCCAGATCGATTTCAAATCGATCTTCAGCAAGCTGACCCAATACGATTTCAACGGCTGGGCGGTCCTGGAATGGGAGTGCTGCCTGAAGGATTCGCAACAGGGCGCCGCAGAAGGCGCGGCGTTCATCCAGCGGCACATGATCAGCAAGACCCGCAAGGCGTTCGATGATTTTGCCGGTGTCACGGCGGATGAAGATTCCAATCGGCGGTTGTTGGGCCTGTCGAGATAA
- a CDS encoding nucleoside permease, with protein sequence MTTMNARLSVMMFLQFFIWGGWFVTLGTFLSNTLGASGGQIGMAFATQSWGAIIAPFVIGLIADRYFNAERILAVLHLIGAVLLYQLYSAADFSAFYPFVLAYMVIYMPTLALVNSVAFRQMRDPALEFSRIRVWGTLGWIVAGVVISFVFAWDSREAIVAGGLRNTFLMAAIASLVLGLYSFTLPGTAPLKEQASAGSVKQSLGLDALGLLKDRSYLVFFIASILICIPLAFYYQNANPFLAETGMTNPTAKMAIGQVSEVLFMLLLPLFIQRFGIKLALLVGMLAWALRYVLFAYGNNGDLAFMLFTGIALHGICYDFFFVTGQIYTDAKAPKHLRSSAQGLITLATYGVGMLIGFWVAGQVTDHFVVEGGHDWNSIWLFPAGFALVVLVCFLLTFSGRQVAVAPSKA encoded by the coding sequence ATGACCACGATGAATGCACGCCTGAGCGTGATGATGTTCCTGCAGTTCTTTATCTGGGGCGGCTGGTTCGTCACCCTGGGGACTTTCCTGTCCAACACCCTGGGCGCCAGCGGCGGACAGATCGGCATGGCTTTCGCCACCCAATCCTGGGGCGCGATCATTGCGCCGTTCGTGATCGGCCTGATCGCCGACCGCTACTTCAATGCCGAGCGCATCCTGGCGGTGCTGCACCTGATTGGCGCGGTATTGCTGTATCAGCTGTATTCGGCGGCGGATTTCAGCGCGTTCTACCCCTTTGTGCTGGCGTACATGGTGATCTACATGCCGACGCTGGCCCTGGTCAATTCCGTGGCGTTCCGGCAGATGCGCGACCCGGCGCTGGAGTTCTCGCGCATTCGGGTCTGGGGCACGCTCGGTTGGATCGTCGCCGGCGTGGTGATCAGTTTCGTGTTCGCCTGGGACTCGCGCGAAGCGATTGTCGCGGGTGGCCTGCGCAATACATTCCTGATGGCGGCCATCGCTTCGCTGGTCCTCGGGCTCTACAGCTTCACGCTGCCCGGCACGGCGCCGCTCAAGGAGCAAGCGAGCGCCGGCAGCGTCAAGCAATCGCTGGGGCTCGATGCATTGGGGTTGCTCAAGGACCGCAGCTACCTGGTGTTCTTCATCGCGTCGATCCTGATCTGCATCCCCTTGGCGTTCTACTACCAGAATGCCAACCCGTTCCTCGCCGAAACCGGCATGACCAACCCGACGGCGAAGATGGCCATCGGGCAGGTGTCAGAGGTGCTGTTCATGTTGCTGCTGCCGCTGTTCATCCAGCGCTTCGGCATCAAGTTGGCGCTGTTGGTGGGCATGTTGGCCTGGGCGCTGCGCTACGTGCTGTTTGCCTATGGCAACAATGGCGACCTGGCCTTCATGCTGTTCACCGGCATCGCGCTGCACGGCATCTGCTACGACTTCTTTTTTGTCACGGGACAGATCTACACCGACGCCAAGGCGCCAAAACACCTGCGCAGCTCGGCCCAGGGGTTGATCACCCTGGCGACCTATGGCGTGGGAATGTTGATCGGCTTCTGGGTGGCGGGGCAGGTGACCGATCACTTTGTGGTAGAGGGCGGCCACGATTGGAACAGCATCTGGCTGTTCCCGGCCGGTTTTGCGCTGGTGGTGCTCGTGTGTTTCCTGCTGACCTTCAGCGGCCGGCAAGTGGCCGTGGCGCCGTCCAAGGCTTGA
- a CDS encoding polysaccharide lyase family 7 protein: protein MIDVTVWSVTLPVQTPAQVVATKAMPSLKNKYFDNNGQRIVFWAPVTGSHTGNSNYPRSELRETSKDGKHRNWRYNSGINTLKGELTVNQVPSEGRVVVAQIHAKNAPTPLLKLVYRYEKGTGNIDVEYRFKPKDKKSPVILTVPKVPLNKSFSYTLQMDKQGQLTMLIGKSGKQVKLDKSWQGYDFYFKAGVYTLDNKGYSNEGGKVTYTKLNVSHK, encoded by the coding sequence ATGATTGACGTGACTGTCTGGAGCGTTACCCTGCCGGTGCAAACACCCGCGCAGGTCGTGGCGACCAAAGCCATGCCGAGTTTGAAAAACAAGTATTTCGACAATAACGGCCAGAGGATCGTCTTCTGGGCGCCCGTCACCGGCTCCCATACCGGTAACAGCAATTACCCGCGTTCCGAGCTTCGCGAAACCAGCAAAGACGGAAAACACCGCAATTGGCGCTACAACAGCGGCATCAACACCCTCAAGGGCGAACTGACGGTAAACCAAGTGCCTTCGGAAGGCCGTGTGGTGGTGGCGCAGATTCACGCCAAGAACGCCCCGACGCCGTTGTTGAAACTGGTTTACCGCTACGAAAAGGGCACCGGCAATATCGACGTGGAATACCGCTTCAAGCCCAAGGACAAGAAAAGTCCGGTGATCTTGACCGTGCCCAAGGTGCCGTTGAACAAATCGTTCTCGTACACCCTGCAAATGGACAAGCAAGGCCAGCTCACGATGCTGATCGGCAAGAGTGGCAAACAGGTGAAGCTGGACAAGTCCTGGCAAGGCTACGACTTCTACTTCAAGGCCGGCGTGTACACCCTGGATAACAAGGGTTACTCCAATGAAGGCGGAAAGGTGACCTACACCAAGCTGAACGTCAGTCACAAGTGA